In Bacillus thermozeamaize, a single window of DNA contains:
- a CDS encoding MBL fold metallo-hydrolase, with the protein MIDVATHNGVACVQGTHAAYGMPWSVYLFFFDGMVVDASAKVFEKALIPFYQSNPIEMVVLTHTHDDHIGTAGWLENNKRVPIYVHPGAVAFCSEPCDYAGTFREALWGKRDPFTALPLGEAIDSLHYTWRVIETPGHAPDHVVLLNEELGILFSGDLFITPKPKVIMSHESVPQMMRSLRKVLAYDFQSVYCCHAGYLSEGKKMLQMKLDYLEEMVGKVSSLFQQGYAIAEIDQQLFPDKFPITSISDGRFDSVHMVRSIVEELAGMK; encoded by the coding sequence GTGATCGACGTCGCCACGCACAATGGTGTTGCATGTGTGCAAGGGACGCATGCTGCTTACGGGATGCCTTGGAGCGTCTACCTGTTTTTCTTCGATGGCATGGTGGTGGATGCCTCGGCAAAAGTATTTGAAAAAGCGTTGATTCCGTTTTATCAGTCGAATCCGATTGAAATGGTCGTGTTGACACATACCCATGACGATCATATCGGTACGGCCGGATGGCTGGAAAACAATAAGCGTGTTCCGATATATGTGCATCCCGGTGCGGTTGCTTTTTGTTCAGAGCCGTGTGATTATGCGGGAACCTTTCGGGAGGCCTTGTGGGGGAAGCGAGATCCGTTTACAGCGCTCCCGTTGGGTGAGGCCATTGATTCCCTTCACTACACATGGCGGGTCATTGAGACCCCGGGTCATGCGCCCGATCACGTCGTGTTGCTGAACGAGGAGTTGGGGATCCTGTTTTCAGGAGACTTGTTCATTACTCCCAAACCAAAGGTGATCATGAGCCATGAGTCTGTTCCTCAGATGATGCGTTCCCTTCGGAAAGTGCTTGCTTACGATTTTCAATCGGTTTATTGCTGCCATGCAGGCTACCTCTCCGAGGGAAAGAAGATGTTGCAAATGAAATTGGATTATTTGGAAGAGATGGTTGGGAAAGTATCATCCCTTTTTCAGCAAGGCTATGCCATCGCCGAAATTGACCAGCAACTTTTCCCGGACAAATTCCCAATTACTTCAATATCCGATGGCCGGTTCGACTCCGTCCATAT
- a CDS encoding thioredoxin-disulfide reductase: MAELYDLIILGGGPAGLSAGVYAGRAGLKTVIVEKGLYGGQMQNTEEVENYPGIRHTTGPELSEVMGAHPDDFGVEKKYGEIRSVQLDGPVKVVDLGEEQLQARAIIIATGAEAKKLGVKGEEEYAGRGVSYCAICDGAFFSEKRPGMDKGIVVVGGGDSAVEEGTFLTRFNKVTLIHRRDKLRAQPILQKRAFENERMNFIWNSVVEEIVGDGKLVTGVRIRNRVTGEETFLPANAVFIYVGMKPNTQFLPEDAPFLTETGYIRTDEQMRTGIPGVFAAGDVRDKTLRQIITAASDGAIAAMEAYHYIESLADQPQEA; encoded by the coding sequence ATGGCAGAGCTCTATGATCTGATCATCTTGGGGGGCGGTCCGGCAGGCTTGTCTGCCGGGGTGTACGCAGGACGCGCCGGATTGAAGACGGTGATTGTAGAAAAAGGCCTCTATGGCGGTCAAATGCAGAATACGGAAGAGGTGGAGAACTACCCGGGTATCCGCCATACGACTGGCCCCGAGTTATCGGAGGTGATGGGTGCCCACCCGGATGACTTCGGGGTGGAAAAAAAGTACGGAGAGATTCGCTCCGTCCAGCTGGACGGACCCGTCAAAGTGGTTGATCTCGGAGAGGAGCAATTGCAGGCACGCGCCATCATCATTGCCACCGGCGCAGAGGCCAAAAAGCTGGGCGTCAAGGGGGAAGAGGAGTATGCGGGCCGTGGCGTCTCCTATTGCGCCATTTGTGACGGGGCCTTTTTCAGCGAGAAGCGTCCGGGAATGGACAAGGGGATTGTGGTCGTCGGCGGCGGTGATTCAGCGGTTGAAGAAGGGACCTTTTTGACCCGTTTTAACAAGGTGACGTTGATTCACCGCCGCGACAAGCTCCGGGCGCAGCCGATTCTGCAGAAACGCGCCTTTGAGAATGAACGGATGAACTTCATCTGGAACAGCGTTGTAGAAGAAATTGTCGGGGACGGGAAACTGGTGACAGGTGTGCGCATTCGCAACCGGGTAACGGGTGAGGAGACCTTTCTTCCGGCCAACGCGGTGTTTATCTACGTCGGCATGAAGCCGAACACCCAGTTCTTGCCAGAAGATGCGCCGTTCCTCACGGAGACCGGGTACATTCGGACCGATGAGCAGATGCGGACCGGGATACCGGGGGTATTCGCCGCCGGTGACGTGCGTGACAAGACGCTGCGCCAAATCATCACCGCCGCTTCGGATGGCGCCATTGCGGCGATGGAAGCCTATCATTACATCGAATCGTTGGCCGACCAGCCGCAGGAGGCTTGA